The stretch of DNA TCCACCAGAATCCCTACACACTTGACGGGCGGCCTCATCACCCCGTCGTTTGGACCGCCCCAGTGGCCCGTCCACCCGCCAAGCCCCACGTCAAGCGTGGTCCAGTCCTGCCGGAAGAACACCATGGGCTTTTGAAACGTTTGATCGGTGGCGTCCGTGGCCCGGAACGTGAGCCGCGCGGATTCCGGTTTCCTGACCCGGAACCTCACCGAGGCCAGCGCGGCAGGCTCGGTCAAGTCAAAATAGGCCGCCACATAGTTCCCGCCGCCACTGAAGTCATACGACAGGCGCGCCGCGCCGTCCTCCCCGGCGTGGAGCGCCCCCTTGGCGCCGGGAAACTCAGCACCGTCCGAGAAGCGCCATGTTCCCTCCAAGGCGGCCGCATCAGAAAAGACGGCACCCCGGCACACATGTGCGCAAAGGATGAGAAGCAGGGTCAGGGCCGCCCGGTATGCCGGCCTGGCGGTTATCCGGGTTGTCATTCTAATGCTCATCTGCAAGCCTCCTGAGACGGTGAATGGTGCGATAAAGGCTTGTGGAACGCTTCGCCGCCCGGTCCGGCGCCCACTCTTTTCGGACAAAATCACACAACACTGCGTTATATCCGAGTCCCTGCCGCGCAGTGGAGCCCTCATCGGCAACCAGTTCATTGCGTATTTTTGCCGGGGCTTTTCTGGCCAAATTCAAAAGGAAGCGTTTTGGATCAGATATTGTGTCCGGTTCATTGGGGATTTTGGCGGTATTGGCCGCAAATAGACTCCTCATGGCCTCCTGATCGGCCAACAGCCAGGACTCAATTTCCCGGACAGCGACACGCAGCAAAAGGTTTTTCCCAAGCCGCATCCGACCCGCCCAATCATTGAGCAAGAGGGAAGGGCATTTGGTCTGGTCCAAATCGGTAATAAGTAAAACAGGAATGTGAACCGACAACTCCGACAATTTTTTAAGGTTGGCGCGCAGGTATCCTGAACCGTCACGCCTGAGTTTTAAGCCCACGTTATGATGTGGAGTATATTCTTCAATCAGGCGGCACCCGACCGTTTCGCTCAGTTCATCTTCCGTTGCAAGCGCAATCTGACCCATTAAAGTGACAAATCCATCTGCCGATCCATATTCGGGCGTGTTTTGGGGAGCAGCGCCTCGGCCACGGAGAAACCGTTTTCCAGCGCAAGCGTCTCGGCAGCGTCAATAGTCCGCACCCTGCTTCCCTCCTTTGCCGATTCCAGAATCAGCACCTCTCTTCCATCAATGCCCCTGTTTTTAGTCAGTGCCTCACTGTGGGTGCTCAGGAAAACTTGGCGGCTGTTTTTCCCGCCACGCTGCGCCTGCCGAATCATTCGGGGGATCTGCTCGACTATGGCATTGTTGAGCGAGAGTTCGGGCTCCTCAAGGAGCAGCAGGGAATCCCCCTCAAGCAGGGACCACAAGAGTCCGATAAGCCGGAGGGTTCCGTCGGAGAAGTGCTCCTCCTGCTGCCATCCCGCGTTGGGCCTGTAATGCACATGACGGAGCTCAAGATGCGGCCGTCCTGTTGCCGGGTCTTTCGCAAACTGCAATTGCTGGAGCTGTGGCATGGCCTTTTTCAGGACTTTTTCGATTCTTGACAGGCGGGCATTGCGTTTTTTTTCCGGCATTCGCGCCACCCGTTCCAGGAATTCCTGGCCGAAGGGGTCATCCTCAAGGTGCTGTCCTCCGATTCTATCCCCGTATTTCAACAACTGCGGGACCAAATGGAGGTAGGTGATGTCTGCGAAAAAGTCGGCCACATCCCGAAATTTGGTGTTGGCTTGAATCTGTTCGAGGTGCGACTGAGTCAGACGGAGTTCGTCCTCGTGGTCCTCCCCGTCAGGGCGCTTCAGCAGGCATTCACCAGAATGCCAGACCTCTTCCCTGACAACCCGCACCGGTCTGGCGCCCCTGGTGTCCTGTGTAAAGGCAAGGAGGTACCGCCATTCCGGTTCCGTTGATCCGGCATCAGTGCCCAGCTCCACTTCAATGCATATTTCCGGGGATTTTCGGGCATGCAGGCAGCGTATCTTGGAGACACCGCCGCGGTCTGCCACCGCTTTTTGCAGCCCGCCACCCTGCGGCTTGCTGACATCCCTTAAAAACCGGAAGGCATCAAGAAAGTTGGACTTGCCGGATGCGTTGGCGCCCAGAAGATAAACGCATTCCCGCAATGGCGCGTCAACCTCCAGAAAATTGCGCCAATTGCGCAACTTAACGCGCGTGGCAAACATATTCCGGCACTCCTTTCATGATGGAACCGCGCAGACAAGCCCGCATGAACGGCACACGAACACACAAGATGCCGTATGGGTGGCCGGTGAACGGGACAGCCCTAGTCCTTCTGCAGGATGACCAGGAAGTCGTTGTAACTGGAGCCGTTGTTGGCCGTGATGGAGACCACCTGCCACCCGTCGCGGAGCAGGTCCTCCAGGTCATGTTTTCCCGAACCGTTGGACTGGATAATCAGCGCCTTTTGCATAACCGCCTCCTCAATGATTGCCGTCCGGCCCCTCCGGGCCGCCTATTCCGGCGAATTGGTGAACTGACAGAATAAACTAAGATACTTGACCGTGTCGGCGCAATTCAATTGTCCGGGGGCGCTGGGCGTGCCGAGAAAAGTGTACGCCAGCATGGACCCGAGCAGGGGGAAGAAGATGCGGGAGGGCATGCCCGCCGGTCCCATGCCGATGACGGCCGCAGGGCGGCCTTCCCGCCGCAGGGTGAACGCGGCGAGACGCCGCAGGTCCTCCAGAGTCGCGCAGTGCGCGGCCACCTTCAGGATGTCCACACCCGCGCGGTCGGCGCGCGCCGCAGTCTCCTCCAGGTGAGCGTCGTCCGGGGTTTTCGCGAAGTCGTGAAACGAGCCGATGACCGTTTTTCCAGCGTCATGCGCGGCTTCAACGACCCGGTCCAGGATGTCCGTGGCGGAAAGTTCGATGTCCACGGCTTCGACATGGGGGAGAATGGCGTTGAAACAGGCCAGGCGCTCCTCCTCGGAGCCCCGCCACCCGCCGCCCTCGGCGGCGCAACGCAGGGTACCCAGACGCGGAATGCCCGTGAACCGGCCGCACTCCGCCTCAGGAAAGCCGGGTTCCAGGCTGGAAAAGAGGTCCACGCGCAGTTCGATGATGTCCGCGCCCGCCGCCAGGGCGGACTCCACCTCGCGCCGGGGCACACCGTCGCGCAGGGCAACAACAACCCGGGGTCTTTTTCCCAGTTCACAATTTCCAATATGCGTCATTGCGCAAATGCTCCAAACATCACGCTTCAATTTGGTGGACATGATACACCATTTCGGGGGGGTGACGGGGAGGGCGGAACGTTGGTGGTTTTCGGTGCTGTGCATGCCATGAAATCAATCTGCCAGTGCTGGCCTCATGATTGCATCAAGCGATGCGCCAAAATGGAACACGCCGGATGTAAAGGGGAGGAAACGCCAGCCGCATTTGGGCAGAAAAAAACGCGCAACTTGTTGCGCGTTAAGGAGTAAAGAATGGTACCGGGGAAGGGGGTCGAACCCTTGACCTCTGGATCCACAATCCAGCGCTCTGACCAACTGAGCTACCCCGGCACTTGTCTGAAGACGGTTGACAGTATACCCATTTTAAGGGTTAAAACGCAAATTTGGGCGCCTGCCAGCATTGCTAATATTGCTATTCAATATAGCCAATAATGCCCAAGTTTTTGGCCCGTTTTGCACAAAATTCTGCACACGCTTAACAGGCCAGAATATTCAACTTTCGCCGGTAGTTTATTCCCCTTCCCAACGCAATGTCAACGCTTTACCACGCTTTTCAGTAATTTACCGCAATTGTCCTTAAATGTTAGGCAAAAAAAAGACTCAAAAGGCTTGACAAGGGGGTGTACTTGTGATATTATGAGGATATGACAGTTTAATAAATGTCGCCGCGCATGGGTGCGGTGGACTGGCGGTGAAGGCGGTGGTGGCGGTTCGGTGCATAGGAAACCACACCACCAAAACGGTGGAGGCGTACCCTATGCGTGAATTTTATTCTGTCAAGGAATTTGCCGCGTCCTGTGGCATTTCCAAACTCACGGCCTATCGCATGCTATGGGCCGGA from Candidatus Hydrogenedentota bacterium encodes:
- a CDS encoding AAA family ATPase, yielding MFATRVKLRNWRNFLEVDAPLRECVYLLGANASGKSNFLDAFRFLRDVSKPQGGGLQKAVADRGGVSKIRCLHARKSPEICIEVELGTDAGSTEPEWRYLLAFTQDTRGARPVRVVREEVWHSGECLLKRPDGEDHEDELRLTQSHLEQIQANTKFRDVADFFADITYLHLVPQLLKYGDRIGGQHLEDDPFGQEFLERVARMPEKKRNARLSRIEKVLKKAMPQLQQLQFAKDPATGRPHLELRHVHYRPNAGWQQEEHFSDGTLRLIGLLWSLLEGDSLLLLEEPELSLNNAIVEQIPRMIRQAQRGGKNSRQVFLSTHSEALTKNRGIDGREVLILESAKEGSRVRTIDAAETLALENGFSVAEALLPKTRPNMDRQMDLSL
- a CDS encoding type I 3-dehydroquinate dehydratase; its protein translation is MTHIGNCELGKRPRVVVALRDGVPRREVESALAAGADIIELRVDLFSSLEPGFPEAECGRFTGIPRLGTLRCAAEGGGWRGSEEERLACFNAILPHVEAVDIELSATDILDRVVEAAHDAGKTVIGSFHDFAKTPDDAHLEETAARADRAGVDILKVAAHCATLEDLRRLAAFTLRREGRPAAVIGMGPAGMPSRIFFPLLGSMLAYTFLGTPSAPGQLNCADTVKYLSLFCQFTNSPE